From a region of the Lactuca sativa cultivar Salinas chromosome 4, Lsat_Salinas_v11, whole genome shotgun sequence genome:
- the LOC128133724 gene encoding uncharacterized protein LOC128133724: MPAEKVEAYRTFMNHVNTLQVNVPFVETILQTPKYFNLLKGLFAARKDLAEVAEVLMSELPKKKGDPGNIVLPCQFGNKVFTRALADSGASINMMPLSFYKKLNLPEPKPVNMKIHLADKTAIHPKGVCEDLLIKVDKVGDEAVTFKAIPEIKQEEEKIDEVSMIQLDDEILEQELARLMKEDPSKHHVQKGTNFNWILPAD, translated from the exons ATGCCTGCTGAAAAAGTTGAAGCATACAGAACCTTCATGAATCATGTTAACACTTTACAAGTTAatgtgccatttgtggaaacaatacTTCAAACGCCTAAATACTTCAACTTGCTTAAGGGCCTTTTTGCAGCTAGGAAGGATTTGGCAGAAGTTGCAGAAGTCTTGATGAGTGAACTGCCTAAAAAGAAGGGTGACCCAGGAAATATTGTGcttccgtgccaatttggtaataaaGTCTTCACACGAGCATTAGCTGACTCAGGGGCAAGCATCAATATGATGCCTTTGTCATTCTATAAGAAGTTGAATCTACCAGAACCAAAACCAgtgaatatgaagatccatttggcggacaagACAGCAATCCATCCAAAAGGCGTTTGTGAAGATCTCCTTATAAAAGTTGACAA AGTGGGTGATGAGGCTGTGACgtttaaagctattccagaaATCAAGCAAGAAGAGGAAAAGATTGATGAAGTCTCAATgatccaattggatgatgagatattagAACAAGAGCTTGCACGTTTGATGAAAGAAGACCCAAGCAA ACATCATGTTCAGAAGGGGACAAACTTCAATTGGATCTTGCCTGCCGACTAG
- the LOC111891505 gene encoding uncharacterized mitochondrial protein AtMg00810-like, whose protein sequence is MSSMGPINFFLGLNIRQSLEGIFINQEAYTNTLLAKFRMVGDSKVKVPMAFGMKLTPSLDKSKTYITLYRQMIGSLMYLTSSFPDIMFAFSYCARFQPNPREPHMIAVKNIFRYLKRTTFLGIWYPSKSRFFMQAYSDADLDGCGLDRKRISGGLSF, encoded by the coding sequence ATGAGCTctatgggtcctattaactttttccttggtttaaacattagacagagtTTAGAGGGTATATTCATCAACCAAGAAGCCTACACGAATACCTTGCTTGCGAAATTCAGAATggtgggagattcaaaagtcaagGTTCCAATGGCTTTCGGAATGAAGCTTACACCATCCTTGGACAAGTCGAAGACATATATTACTCtatatcgacaaatgattgggtCTTTAATGTATCTAACATCGAGTTTTCCAGATATAATGTTTGCATTTtcttattgtgctaggtttcagccgaatccacgtgaacctcatatgatTGCTGTGAAGAATATATTCAGATATCTTAAAAGAACCACCTTTCTCGGAATTTGGTATCCTTCCAAGTCTAGATTCTTTATGCAAGCATATTCCGATGCTGATCTTGATGGATGTGGTCTCGATCGTAAAAGAATATCAGGGGGTCTCAGTTTTTAG